gcagtgGAATACTTCGCAGCTTCGGTGCAGCAGGTCGGAACAGCCTAAGTAGTGATATAATACTTGAGTGCCTTGGTtatgtagtacttgggagcatcGGTATGGAAGCGGAGCATCGGTATCGTAGCTGAGGTCAGCGTGGGTTGTAGTGTAGTTAACTggagcctcagtgtagtatttcGGTCAAAAGTAGCACGAAGCAGCAGCCTCTGTGTAATAattcggggcagagtagtacttgggcgcttcggtgtagCATTTGATCCCTTTGGTGGCGTAATAAGCTGGAGCATCGCCgcatcggtgtagtagctgggaacGTAGCattacttgggagcctcggtgtaaaaggctggggcagcatacgaagtcgtgtagtactccggtgccttgctggtgtagtactctggtGTCTTGCTGTACTAAGTTGGGGCAGTGTAGGTTGCATTACTtgggcgcttcggtgtagtattcgacagctttggtggtgtaataaaCTTGAGCCTCGGTATAGTACCTGGGAGCAGAATAGTACTTATCATTAGTATAGTAAGCtggagcagcgtaggttgtaatGTAATACTCAAGCGCTTTGGTGATATatctcggggcagagtaatacttcgtggcttcggtgtagtagctcggggcatcGTAATTTTTCGTTTAATACTCTGAAGCATTGGTGGTGTACTACATGAGGACCTCGGAGTAGTAAGTAGGTGTTGCGTATGTTGacgttgttgtgtagtaaggcggcgaCGTGGTGTAGTATTCTTTCGCTGCTGTTTCTTGGTATCCACCATGTACAGGAGACATCAGTACACCCATGGTCGACCCAATCATTAACGATAAAACACCAAACAGCAGCACGTCGCCATAGTTAACTAAACTATAAACGATTTGAACATTAATTATCGAATATAACTGGTCATATCAACTGAAAACACGATAACATTAATTCACgactcgaaataaaaatgaatatttacccatgattccGAATTGGTTGTACAATGAAGAAGGTAGATGCCAAATGTTGCGCTGCAGCTGTTGCCGTGTTGGAGacgctcactcgactgatttcaaACGCCTTTTCTCAATTCTCTCGCAatttatacgactttttctcaccctgaccCCTCTCTTAAGCCCTGCGGCTGTTGTACCTTGCCGTGCCGTGCTTGATAATAAAGCAAAGCAAACACTTCCCGTTCTCaaccaacctctacaccaccgcattgaacattgacagttttacgtaatgatctccgtaaCCTTCGAAAGTGAAGGACATGCAAATTGCAAACTAgcttttccttctgcaggttgacgttgacggggatgggtctacaacaaacAATATCAAATTAATACCAAATGGCTTAAAACGAATGGATTCACAATGCAGTACTCGTGCTCTTAGGTTATGCATGCAGTTATGCTGATAAGTAGTGTGAAACTAACTTTCTGTAAATACATCAAAGTAATCTTGATATTCATAGCTGCAAGTCTTGATTAATTGCGTTTAATTACATATCCGTACATTTCTAGATCTTGTTTTGCCATAAGGAGAAATGGTAGGAGGTGTAGTCTGAAATACAACCCGGCATGCATCGTGATAATAATCAGAATCAGAACACTTAACTATCAAGTTACACGAACACCACTCTAaataaaggcaaaaaaaaactcttgacAAGCTCAACAGCAACTAAAATACCTCATGTCCTGTCAAATTTGGCATATTTTCATCCACTTTTAAAGAGATTAACACGCGCTGAGTACACTGTACAGGGAGGGATGCCATGTAGCAAAGAGGAAGGATAATGGCTTCGAGAGAGGGGGCGGGGGTAGcgtctgttttgttttctgcgACACCAGCGCACAAGCGGTAATGAAGACTACTAACGAATAAACAACTTGACAGTTGCATCAAATGTAAACaagtattttgtgtgtgtttaagcGAATAAACGATGGATACAACCgatgaatttaattttcaaataaatcacaTTGTATCACAAAACGAAGCCGGATCGAATGTAGAATTATCTAATGAAATCTCTTTCAACAGCAACGTCACCTCATTTGAAAAtatatcatttttcattacGACCCACAAATACCCGACTGctttgaatttgaatcaaaAACGAACTCTGAGAAAAGCTGCTACTAATTTCGCCCTTATTGGTAAATAATCTTCagttatgtaaaaatatgtgatttgaaattcattttttttagataacaAGCTCTACTATGTTGGCAAAAGCAAAACAGACAAAAGACTTGTTATCTTGGACGAAGATGGGAAGAAACAAGTTTTTGAAGATTGTCATGGGAGCACTTCTGAAGGAGGGCATGGGGGTCAGAAGAAAACACTGGAGAAAATAGaaagcttcttcttttggcgTGGAATGGTGAAAGATGTTGTCAACTGGGTATATCcttgaaaaaccaaaatttcagaataatttatTTGATAACAATTACATTTTTTGCAATTTGCAGATAGCAGCCTGTGAAATTTGCCGTCAGAAAGAGGAGAAACGAAGTCAACTATGCAAAAAGGTCAAGACCATAGACTTCATTAGTGAAACAATAAGCCAGCACTCTCCAGATGTATGTCTAGATGATGCCATCACATGTAGTGAAACTGATGATCTTTATGATACAGCCAAGCACAACATGGAACAAATCCAATCCtccctaaaaaaaattcaacactATGAGAAGGAAATTGTAAACATGGCCAAAAAGGCTGATCTGGATATTGACGATGTTCTGGACTTCCTCTTGGCTAAAATCGTGAAACTAATCAGTAGGAAAAAACGTGAAATGAAAGCACAAGTAATGAATAATTCTTGTTTAACCAATAATGCAAATAGATACTAAACATTTCTTTACTTAAAAACAGGTtgaagaacagaaaaatagATCTCTAAATTTACTCAAAACGTCTCGTAAGCAACTAGAAGGAAGATTCAAGACGACAAGAAAGTTCGTGTTGGATGTGGAGAAAGCTGCTAAAGATAATCAGCCGTGGGAAACACCGCTTAATAAATCAGCGATAACCGCGAAGTATTAAATTATATTAAGTCGTTCACCCCAGGAAATCTAATCAAGTCGTCCTgttgaatatatatataactatATATAGTTTACCTGAAGTACCGCTAAAAGAAAACCTTGGTGGAATATGGAGTGTCTTTCATGCTGACAAAGCTCACacagaaatcgaaaaaattgtCATGTCCTGTGGCAGTATTTGCGAACAATCTCCGTATAAAATATCCAACGTTTTGCAACTACCAGCTTCACTACGCCTTACCATTAGCAATGTCCAGTCCCAACACCATCCCGTGAGATTTACTTCCTTAAATTATAAATGAATACATAAGTttcacttattaaaaaaagagaattctaAAGTTATTTAGAGAAACCCATGAATCCCCGAGTTTTGTTCCAACTAGGAGTCTACGACTTTATCACTGTCTTCACAATCCTGACGTTGTTACAGACGATGACTTTGTACTCcatgaaaatcaaattcaatccaTTGAGTGTTTCAGTGGAGATACTGAGGTCTTCCTCAACTGTCTCCAAACTCGTCAGGTACCTTTTTGGTATTCTTttctaaattcaaaatttccaaCGAATTTTTAAACGATTTAGGTTTACGCCATTTACATCAGCTACCGCGAAGAAGGGTCATCCGAGTGGTCACCATGGAGCTTTCAATTTCTTACCAGTACAATAATTCCTGGTTTTTCGTGGGAAGTAGCCAGTAGCGATTGGCAAATGTCTTCCGATCACAGAGTCACTACTAAAATCATAGATTCCCCCACGCCAATTTACTCGTCATCTGCGCAATATTTTCCAGGATGTCGCATCAGCTTCACCGTGAgttctaaatatttttacaaaattatttattaatttaattccaTGTTCATCAAATTAAGTTGGACGAAGTACCTAACATTTTACACGCTGACGATGGGTTCGCTTTGATTGATCAGTGGGTGCAAGGAGGTACTCTAAATCAGGAGGGGACTCTCTTTATAAATGTTGAAGGTattaacaatcaaatacccaTGCTCTATTAACTGATTATTCGTAATTTTCTCTTAAAGGGAAAATCTTTGTCAATGGAAAATTCATTGATGAATTCGATCCTCTTTCACTTGTAAGTTCTACCCTGACATTGGTTTGCCATCCACAAATTGAGAAGGTTGCCGATGGGATCAGAATAGAACTAACGATCTCCTGCCACAAAAAATCTCACTTAATTTACTGGCGCGTTAGGAACCACATTACCAACGTATACTTTGCCGCAAGGTTCCATCAGCCAGGAGCCCGTGTAACAGTTGgttgaaagaaattttaaatttaaagaatGTAAATAGTTGAATTAAATAAACGCCGAACTTACGTTTACTGTTCATTTTATCAAAAACAAAGTTTTGTCATAATTGtagtattaaaaaaatggatcTCGTATTCGTAAACTTCATCCTGAGCAGCCACGGCAACCGCAATGGACACATTCGACAATTTTGCCCTAATTCAAGACAGCAGATTAGTATTTATTTAGAAGAATTTTAAAGATGTAGATGTACCTCTTCCATTTTAGCTTTGGGCACTCGGCAGATGCAGTTCGTACCAAAGTTTGTGTCTCTTGTTTGAATGCACCGGAGGCAACACAAGTTTTCGTAACCTTGCTTTTTCCATTTAGCGATGAGACTGGAATCGGCGATGTGCTCTTTTAAGCAATAGTCGTACAATtcttaatttcaaaaaatgaaatacaattGTTAAGCCATGGAGTATGGGGCATGTGAAATGTGAATAATCTGCTACATGGATTGATTTGAATATTTACCTCGCGAAATAGCTTTACGCTTGTAAAAGAGATCAAAGATGTAACGGGAACGCTGATGgtggattttaaaaatgggCCACAATGCTTCAACCTTTCGTTTGCCTTCATGGGGATCAGTTTCAgctattcaaaatgaaaaaaatattcaagcaAAGTTTATCAACCGaccaataaggaaaaaaaagttaagaaacattaattatcatttaaacactttgataaaaatttaaatttttcataatttttgttGAATATTAACACAGGAATATGAATTATAGACCATTTTTCATGTACAAATCTCTATGATAACTTCAGACATATAGAAGCAGTCCCTGTTAAAATGAATGAAGTATTGTCAATACAAAAGGATCGTCATTCTTACCTTCCCTCATTTTTGCTTCCAATTCTTCTAATGTGGGTTCAATCAACTCCCAACCTTCTGGAGGAGGCTTCTTACTTCTCTTTACTTTGGGCATTGTGTAAGActaagtaaataaaatgaagcaaaatgaaattatgatCAAGCAGATGTGTGCCAGTGCCACCAGAACTGATGTAACAGAACCAGTAGATGACAAGCTGAGATTAAATGCTGTATAACAGATTCACTACAACTTATTACTGAGATAATGGGAATTCAAACCTTAGAACCTGAGGTAcgcctttaatttttaaaagaaaaaaagtataagATCTTGGcagacaaagtgacaattCAACTTCAACAGCGGTAACACAAGCAGACTACACTTGTTCGAAACGGAACGCTCTCAACGACATAGATGCCATATGAtaacataatttaaaataatttaattgacactaccctaattttttttaagaattagaatattttaaaaacttcaaTAAGCGAcgtttggtaattttttttagcaaAACGTAATCTAGAAATAAAAAGCAGAGTTGCACCGTCTGTGAATTTGTATCATGTGATCGCCCAGAAGTGACAGCTCGTGACCAGTCTTACGAGTCAATTCCGCAAGCCGACGGTCGCCGACGACATtcgcttgaaaaatgattCCTTTAACTGGAATCATCTCTTTGGTTATATTTACTCTATTTTCCAGTGCTTCGTGCTTTGAAAACAATGTACCCGTTTATATGTGGAATATCGACACGTAAGTCTTGAACGTATTGATTAAACGTATCTGGGTTGATATCAGTCTGTTAAACAACTGGTTACTAATGTCTCTTGAAATACcttgttatttattcatttagagATGCTGTGGTAAATCCGTTGCATTCCT
This sequence is a window from Daphnia pulicaria isolate SC F1-1A chromosome 7, SC_F0-13Bv2, whole genome shotgun sequence. Protein-coding genes within it:
- the LOC124349538 gene encoding cytokine receptor-like factor 3 isoform X2 translates to MDTTDEFNFQINHIVSQNEAGSNVELSNEISFNSNVTSFENISFFITTHKYPTALNLNQKRTLRKAATNFALIDNKLYYVGKSKTDKRLVILDEDGKKQVFEDCHGSTSEGGHGGQKKTLEKIESFFFWRGMVKDVVNWIAACEICRQKEEKRSQLCKKVKTIDFISETISQHSPDVCLDDAITCSETDDLYDTAKHNMEQIQSSLKKIQHYEKEIVNMAKKADLDIDDVLDFLLAKIVKLISRKKREMKAQVEEQKNRSLNLLKTSRKQLEGRFKTTRKFVLDVEKAAKDNQPWETPLNKSAITANLPEVPLKENLGGIWSVFHADKAHTEIEKIVMSCGSICEQSPYKISNVLQLPASLRLTISNVQSQHHPLFRETHESPSFVPTRSLRLYHCLHNPDVVTDDDFVLHENQIQSIECFSGDTEVFLNCLQTRQVYAIYISYREEGSSEWSPWSFQFLTSTIIPGFSWEVASSDWQMSSDHRVTTKIIDSPTPIYSSSAQYFPGCRISFTLDEVPNILHADDGFALIDQWVQGGTLNQEGTLFINVEGKIFVNGKFIDEFDPLSLVSSTLTLVCHPQIEKVADGIRIELTISCHKKSHLIYWRVRNHITNVYFAARFHQPGARVTVG
- the LOC124349538 gene encoding cytokine receptor-like factor 3 isoform X1, which codes for MDTTDEFNFQINHIVSQNEAGSNVELSNEISFNSNVTSFENISFFITTHKYPTALNLNQKRTLRKAATNFALIDNKLYYVGKSKTDKRLVILDEDGKKQVFEDCHGSTSEGGHGGQKKTLEKIESFFFWRGMVKDVVNWIAACEICRQKEEKRSQLCKKVKTIDFISETISQHSPDVCLDDAITCSETDDLYDTAKHNMEQIQSSLKKIQHYEKEIVNMAKKADLDIDDVLDFLLAKIVKLISRKKREMKAQVEEQKNRSLNLLKTSRKQLEGRFKTTRKFVLDVEKAAKDNQPWETPLNKSAITANLPEVPLKENLGGIWSVFHADKAHTEIEKIVMSCGSICEQSPYKISNVLQLPASLRLTISNVQSQHHPRILKLFRETHESPSFVPTRSLRLYHCLHNPDVVTDDDFVLHENQIQSIECFSGDTEVFLNCLQTRQVYAIYISYREEGSSEWSPWSFQFLTSTIIPGFSWEVASSDWQMSSDHRVTTKIIDSPTPIYSSSAQYFPGCRISFTLDEVPNILHADDGFALIDQWVQGGTLNQEGTLFINVEGKIFVNGKFIDEFDPLSLVSSTLTLVCHPQIEKVADGIRIELTISCHKKSHLIYWRVRNHITNVYFAARFHQPGARVTVG
- the LOC124350125 gene encoding protein BUD31 homolog, which gives rise to MPKVKRSKKPPPEGWELIEPTLEELEAKMREAETDPHEGKRKVEALWPIFKIHHQRSRYIFDLFYKRKAISRELYDYCLKEHIADSSLIAKWKKQGYENLCCLRCIQTRDTNFGTNCICRVPKAKMEEGKIVECVHCGCRGCSG